A window of Campylobacter cuniculorum DSM 23162 = LMG 24588 contains these coding sequences:
- a CDS encoding Bug family tripartite tricarboxylate transporter substrate binding protein, producing the protein MKFKLFCTTLAFCSILAFAKEPNRPECIAPAQPGGGFDLTCKLIQTSITDTKILSKPMRVTYMPGGVGVVAYNSMINSRSKDGNAIVAFSSGTLLNIATGKHGKYNENDVRWLASGGVDYAAVGVKADSPYNTLEDLLNALKKDPKSISFGAGGSVGGQDWMTTALLAKSANVNIKDTRYVAFEGGGDAMISLLGGHIDAAVQGIAELLPHLESGSVRVLAVFSDERLHSNESKKLSEVPTAKELGYDVVWPTIRGYYMAPKVSDASYNWWLEALTKLQQTEEFKKQRELRGLFEFNKNGKELEEFVKAQTQKYRDLAKEFDLVK; encoded by the coding sequence ATGAAATTTAAATTATTTTGCACAACCTTAGCATTTTGTAGTATTTTAGCTTTTGCAAAAGAGCCAAATCGCCCAGAATGCATCGCTCCTGCACAGCCCGGAGGAGGGTTTGACTTAACCTGTAAGCTCATTCAAACGAGCATTACTGATACTAAAATTCTATCCAAGCCGATGAGAGTTACTTATATGCCCGGTGGAGTTGGTGTTGTAGCCTATAATTCGATGATTAATTCAAGATCCAAAGACGGCAATGCCATTGTTGCTTTTTCAAGTGGGACTCTTCTTAATATCGCCACAGGTAAGCACGGAAAATACAATGAAAATGATGTCAGATGGCTTGCTTCTGGTGGAGTTGATTATGCTGCAGTGGGCGTTAAAGCCGATTCTCCTTATAATACTTTAGAAGATTTACTCAACGCTCTTAAAAAAGATCCTAAATCGATAAGTTTTGGTGCCGGTGGTTCAGTTGGTGGGCAAGATTGGATGACAACAGCCTTGCTTGCAAAGAGTGCAAATGTTAATATCAAAGATACACGTTACGTGGCTTTTGAAGGCGGTGGAGATGCGATGATTTCTTTGCTTGGAGGGCATATTGATGCTGCAGTTCAAGGTATAGCTGAACTGCTACCTCATTTAGAATCTGGTAGTGTGCGAGTTTTAGCTGTATTTTCTGATGAACGTTTGCATTCTAATGAGAGTAAAAAATTATCTGAAGTGCCGACTGCAAAAGAACTTGGCTATGATGTAGTTTGGCCTACAATTAGAGGTTACTACATGGCTCCAAAAGTATCTGATGCAAGCTATAATTGGTGGCTTGAAGCCCTCACTAAACTTCAACAAACTGAAGAATTTAAAAAACAAAGAGAATTAAGAGGCTTATTTGAATTCAATAAAAACGGCAAAGAATTAGAAGAATTTGTCAAGGCTCAAACTCAAAAATATCGCGATTTAGCTAAAGAATTTGATTTAGTGAAGTAA